The proteins below are encoded in one region of Myxococcales bacterium:
- a CDS encoding helix-turn-helix transcriptional regulator, which produces MAKRKKTGFDRYFEQQMQDPAFAEAYQKERKEIDAIDQGVREVIRMLDKAREKQGLTKQALALKVGMKPEAVRRLFTAEGYNPTLATCVRVAKALNIRHFDFEPLASEEHCA; this is translated from the coding sequence ATGGCAAAGAGGAAAAAAACAGGCTTTGATCGGTACTTCGAGCAGCAGATGCAAGATCCCGCATTTGCCGAAGCTTACCAGAAAGAACGAAAAGAAATCGATGCGATTGACCAAGGTGTACGAGAGGTAATTCGCATGCTTGATAAAGCTCGGGAGAAACAGGGTTTGACTAAACAGGCACTTGCTCTAAAAGTGGGGATGAAACCAGAAGCTGTGCGAAGGCTATTCACTGCGGAAGGATATAATCCAACGCTTGCGACATGTGTAAGAGTAGCCAAGGCATTAAACATTCGCCATTTCGATTTTGAGCCATTGGCTAGCGAAGAACACTGCGCGTAA